A single region of the Globicephala melas chromosome 12, mGloMel1.2, whole genome shotgun sequence genome encodes:
- the XPO1 gene encoding exportin-1 isoform X2 — translation MILVQILKQEWPKHWPTFISDIVGASRTSESLCQNNMVILKLLSEEVFDFSSGQITQVKAKHLKDSMCNEFSQIFQLCQFVMENSQNAPLVHATLETLLRFLNWIPLGYIFETKLISTLIYKFLNVPMFRNVSLKCLTEIAGVSVSQYEEQFVTLFTLTMMQLKQMLPLNTNIRLAYSNGKDDEQNFIQNLSLFLCTFLKEHGQLIEKRLNLRETLMEALHYMLLVSEVEETEIFKICLEYWNHLAAELYRESPFSTSASPLLSGSQHFDVPPRRQLYLPVLSKVRLLMVSRMAKPEEVLVVENDQGEVVREFMKDTDSINLYKNMRETLVYLTHLDYVDTERIMTEKLHNQVNGTEWSWKNLNTLCWAIGSISGAMHEEDEKRFLVTVIKDLLGLCEQKRGKDNKAIIASNIMYIVGQYPRFLRAHWKFLKTVVNKLFEFMHETHDGVQDMACDTFIKIAQKCRRHFVQVQVGEVMPFIDEILNNINTIICDLQPQQVHTFYEAVGYMIGAQTDQTVQEHLIEKYMLLPNQVWDSIIQQATKNVDILKDPETVKQLGSILKTNVRACKAVGHPFVIQLGRIYLDMLNVYKCLSENISAAIQANGEMVTKQPLIRSMRTVKRETLKLISGWVSRSNDPQMVAENFVPPLLDAVLIDYQRNVPAAREPEVLSTMAIIVNKLGGHITAEIPQIFDAVFECTLNMINKDFEEYPEHRTNFFLLLQAVNSHCFPAFLAIPPAQFKLVLDSIIWAFKHTMRNVADTGLQILFTLLQNVAQEEAAAQSFYQTYFCDILQHIFSVVTDTSHTAGLTMHASILAYMFNLVEEGKISTPLNPGNPVNNQMFIQEYVANLLKSAFPHLQDAQVKLFVTGLFSLNQDIPAFKEHLRDFLVQIKEFAGEDTSDLFLEERETALRQAQEEKHKLQMSVPGILNPHEIPEEMCD, via the exons G GAAAATTCCCAAAATGCTCCACTTGTACATGCAACTTTGGAAACGTTGCTCAGATTTCTTAACTGGATTCCACTTGGATATATTTTTGAGACCAAGTTAATCAGCACGTTAATTTATAAG ttcCTGAATGTTCCAATGTTTCGAAATGTCTCTCTGAAGTGCCTCACTGAGATTGCTGGTGTGAGTGTAAGCCAGTATGAGGAACAATTTGTAACGCTATTTACGCTGACAATGATGCAGCTAAAACAG ATGCTTCCTTTAAATACCAATATTCGACTTGCATACTCGAATGGAAAGGATGATGAACAGAACTTTATTCAAAATCTCAGTTTGTTTCTCTGCACCTTTCTTAAAGAACATGGTCAACTTATAGAAAAAAGATTAAATCTCAGGGAAACACTCATGGAG GCCCTTCATTATATGTTGTTGGTATCCGAAGTAGAGGAAACCGAAATCTTTAAGATTTGTCTTGAGTACTGGAACCATCTGGCAGCTGAACTCTATAGAGAGAGCCCATTCTCAACATCTGCCTCTCCATTGCTATCTGGAAGTCAACATTTTGATGTTCCTCCCAGGAGGCAGCTGTATTTGCCTGTGTTGTCCAAG GTCCGTTTACTGATGGTTAGTCGAATGGCTAAACCAGAGGAAGTATTAGTTGTAGAAAATGATCAGGGAGAAGTTGTAAGAGAATTCATGAAGGATACAGATTCCATAAATTTGTATAAGAATATGAGAGAAACATTAG tttatCTTACTCATCTGGATTATGTAGATACAGAAAGAATAATGACTGAGAAGCTTCACAATCAAGTGAATGGTACAGAGTGGTCATGGAAAAATTTGAATACATTGTGTTGGGCGATAGGCTCCATTAGTGGAGCAATGCATGAAGAGGATGAAAAACGATTTCTTGTTACTGTTATAAAG GATCTACTAGGATTATGTGAACAGAAAAGAGGCAAAGATAATAAAGCTATTATTGCATCAAATATCATGTACATAGTAGGTCAATATCCACGATTTTTAAGAGCTCACTGGAAATTCTTGAAGACTGTAGTTAACAAGCTCTTTGAATTCATGCATG AGACCCATGATGGAGTCCAAGACATGGCTTGTGATACTTTCATTAAAATAGCTCAAAAGTGCCGCAGGCATTTCGTTCAGGTTCAGGTTGGAGAAGTAATGCCATTTATTGATGAGATTTTGAACAACATTAACACTATAATTTGTGATCTTCAGCCTCAACAG GTCCATACATTTTATGAAGCTGTGGGGTACATGATTGGTGCACAAACAGACCAAACAGTACAAGAACATTTGATAGAAAAATACATGCTACTTCCTAATCAGGTTTGGGATAGCATAATCCAGCAAGCAACCAAA AATGTGGATATACTTAAAGATCCTGAAACAGTCAAGCAACTTGGTAGCATATTGAAAACAAATGTGAGAGCCTGCAAAGCGGTTGGACACCCGTTTGTGATTCAGCTTGGGAGAATTTATTTAGATATGCTTAATGTATACAAGTGCCTCAGTGAAAATATTTCTGCAGCTATTCAAGCTAATG GTGAGATGGTTACAAAGCAACCATTGATTAGAAGTATGCGAACAGTAAAAAGGGAAACTTTAAAGTTAATATCTGGTTGGGTGAGCCGGTCCAATGATCCACAGATG gtagCTGAAAATTTTGTTCCTCCTCTGTTGGATGCAGTTCTCATTGATTATCAGAGAAATGTCCCAGCTGCTAGAGAACCAGAAGTGCTTAGTACTATGGCTATTATTGTCAACAAGTTAGGAGGACATATAACAGCTGAAATACCTCAAATATTTGATGCTGTTTTTGAATGCACATTGAATATGATAAATAAG GACTTTGAAGAATATCCTGAGCACAGAACGAACTTTTTCTTACTACTTCAGGCTGTCAATTCTCATTGTTTCCCAGCATTCCTGGCTATTCCACCTGCACAATTTAAACTTGTTTTGGATTCCATCATTTGGGCTTTCAAACATACTATGAGGAATGTAGCAGATACAG GCTTACAGATACTTTTTACACTCTTACAAAATGTTGCACAAGAAGAAGCTGCAGCTCAGAGTTTCTATCAAACTTATTTTTGTGATATTCTTCAGCATATCTTTTCTGTCGTGACAGACACCTCACATACTGCTG GTTTGACAATGCATGCATCTATCCTTGCATATATGTTTAATTTggttgaagaaggaaaaataagtacACCATTAAATCCTGGAAATCCAGTTAACAACCAAATGTTTATTCAGGAATATGTGGCTAATCTTCTTAAGTCTGCATTCCCTCATCTTCAGGA TGCTCAAGTAAAGCTCTTTGTGACAGGACTTTTCAGCTTAAATCAGGATATTCCTGCATTCAAGGAACATCTTAGGGATTTCCTGGTACAGATAAAg GAGTTTGCAGGTGAAGATACATCGGATCTCTTtttggaagaaagagaaacagcccTTCGACAGGCTCAGGAAGAGAAACATAAACTTCAAATGTCTGTCCCTGGCATCCTTAATCCACATGAAATTCCAGAAGAAATGTGTGATTAA